In the Paenibacillus sp. FSL H7-0357 genome, one interval contains:
- a CDS encoding TerD family protein — protein sequence MNIEVVKGQKADLTKANPGLRSIIVEIGWQAPSSMEIDASAFLLGEQAKVRSDEDLIFYNNPSTAYIRYKDVAGTKSSGLKHFEIELDTIPAQTMRIAFAITLYDGENRNQMFGQMSEAHCRILDRATGMEILRCNLENHFSVETAVVVGELYRYSGEWKFSAIVAGFNGGLKALCANYGIEVEDDPVPELREPQKGPAPELARPSVPPVQESRSIPPAVPPAPPKIEEASAPPLNLNLKKIELKKKGDSINLKKSAAGLGEVLINLNWNQKQGGGLFSRKGGVDLDLACLYELKNGRKGVVQALGNAFGNLQQPPYVVLDGDDRTGTVTSGENLRINGSKLAEIERILIFSFIYKGVTHWSEADGVVTITQAGGPEIIVNLDEHNNRKGMCAIALIRNVGDTFSIERLVQYFSGHQEMDQAYGWGLRWVAGSK from the coding sequence ATGAATATTGAAGTGGTTAAAGGCCAGAAGGCAGACCTGACCAAAGCAAATCCCGGGCTTCGCTCTATTATCGTGGAGATTGGCTGGCAGGCTCCGTCCTCTATGGAAATTGATGCCTCTGCATTTTTGCTTGGAGAACAAGCCAAAGTGCGCAGCGATGAAGATCTGATCTTTTACAACAATCCATCTACGGCGTACATCAGATATAAGGATGTAGCCGGTACCAAATCAAGCGGTCTTAAACACTTTGAAATCGAGCTGGATACCATTCCTGCTCAGACGATGAGGATTGCATTTGCAATTACACTGTACGATGGCGAAAACCGCAATCAAATGTTCGGGCAGATGAGCGAGGCCCATTGCCGGATTCTGGATCGGGCGACGGGTATGGAGATTTTGCGCTGTAATCTTGAAAATCATTTCTCTGTGGAAACAGCTGTTGTAGTAGGAGAATTATATAGATATAGCGGTGAGTGGAAATTCAGTGCTATTGTGGCTGGATTTAACGGCGGACTTAAAGCCTTGTGCGCTAACTATGGAATTGAGGTCGAAGATGATCCGGTTCCTGAACTCCGTGAACCGCAGAAAGGTCCTGCACCGGAATTGGCACGGCCATCCGTACCGCCTGTGCAAGAATCCCGGAGTATCCCGCCGGCTGTACCGCCTGCACCACCGAAGATTGAAGAGGCTTCTGCGCCGCCTCTGAATCTCAACCTCAAGAAGATTGAGCTGAAGAAAAAGGGCGATTCCATAAATTTGAAGAAATCAGCTGCCGGTCTTGGAGAAGTGCTCATCAATCTGAATTGGAATCAGAAGCAAGGCGGTGGGTTGTTCAGCCGTAAAGGGGGCGTGGATTTGGATCTCGCTTGCCTGTACGAGTTGAAGAATGGCCGCAAAGGAGTCGTTCAAGCGCTGGGAAATGCTTTCGGAAATCTTCAGCAGCCGCCTTATGTGGTGCTCGATGGCGATGACCGGACAGGCACCGTAACATCCGGCGAGAACTTGCGTATAAACGGAAGTAAGCTTGCGGAAATAGAACGAATTTTAATCTTTTCATTTATTTACAAGGGGGTTACGCACTGGTCTGAAGCCGATGGAGTCGTCACCATCACTCAGGCTGGGGGTCCGGAGATTATTGTGAATCTGGACGAGCATAACAACCGGAAAGGCATGTGCGCTATTGCATTGATCCGGAACGTAGGCGATACATTCAGCATTGAACGGCTTGTGCAATATTTCAGCGGCCATCAGGAGATGGATCAGGCCTATGGCTGGGGACTGCGCTGGGTAGCGGGCAGTAAATAA
- a CDS encoding phosphoribosyltransferase family protein — MAARINKKRSFLFVSKVLGKHIPVMPYTPLLSGAALGLLLYREMNGGAKAAANEPMDKLLDAAVHGLIHPLQAEEAYHELLAAQLVLPQPVVFVGFAETATALGHSMYNIFAGGASYIHTTREDIPEMASIISFEEEHSHAVDHLCYALDAALLSGEEPIVLVDDEITTGNTAINTIRDIQSKFPRKEYVVASLLDWRSEGHIQAYRDLEQELGIQIKALSLLQGCIEVKGTPVLDAEAGKGQAKPAREAPVVTTYIRDGLERLAVSSTDSRGEINTSPYLKLSGRFGLSSEDNVWIDKGAAQVAAQLRELRESPYALVMGVGEFMYLPMRIAAEMGEGVAYQSSTRSPIHPDRRPDYGVHSAAAYPSPTDTGITNYIYNVDPGQYGDIFVLLERDVPHRRIEPMMDILKGLAGNKVHLIVLGPELEVEVPADEGNG, encoded by the coding sequence ATGGCTGCACGGATCAATAAAAAGCGTTCCTTTCTCTTTGTCAGCAAGGTGCTCGGCAAGCATATTCCAGTAATGCCCTATACGCCACTGCTTAGCGGAGCTGCGCTAGGGCTGCTTTTATACCGGGAAATGAACGGCGGGGCTAAGGCTGCCGCCAACGAGCCGATGGACAAGCTGCTGGATGCGGCGGTTCACGGCCTCATTCATCCCCTCCAGGCAGAGGAGGCCTACCATGAGCTGCTGGCCGCGCAGCTGGTGCTTCCGCAGCCGGTCGTTTTTGTAGGTTTTGCCGAGACTGCTACGGCGCTGGGTCATAGCATGTACAACATTTTTGCCGGAGGCGCGTCATATATTCATACCACCCGTGAAGACATCCCGGAGATGGCGTCAATTATCAGCTTTGAAGAAGAGCATTCTCATGCGGTTGATCATCTCTGTTATGCCCTGGACGCCGCCCTTTTGTCTGGAGAAGAGCCGATTGTGCTCGTAGATGACGAAATTACGACCGGTAATACGGCGATCAACACGATCCGGGATATCCAGTCCAAGTTCCCGCGCAAGGAATACGTAGTAGCTTCCCTGCTGGATTGGAGAAGCGAAGGGCATATTCAGGCTTACCGTGATCTGGAGCAGGAGCTCGGGATTCAGATTAAGGCGTTGTCTCTGCTGCAGGGTTGTATTGAAGTGAAGGGGACGCCTGTGCTGGATGCCGAAGCCGGTAAAGGACAGGCGAAGCCCGCCCGTGAGGCGCCTGTTGTGACTACATATATCCGGGACGGATTGGAGCGGCTGGCAGTAAGCTCTACCGACTCACGCGGGGAAATCAACACTTCGCCGTATCTGAAGCTTAGCGGCCGCTTCGGCCTTAGCTCAGAGGATAATGTCTGGATCGACAAGGGTGCAGCACAGGTGGCGGCGCAGCTTCGCGAACTGCGCGAGAGCCCCTATGCCCTGGTGATGGGTGTCGGTGAATTTATGTATCTGCCTATGCGGATTGCGGCCGAAATGGGGGAAGGGGTTGCCTATCAGTCATCTACCCGCAGCCCGATTCATCCGGATCGCCGGCCGGATTATGGCGTGCATAGCGCGGCTGCTTATCCATCGCCCACAGACACGGGGATTACGAATTATATCTACAATGTGGACCCCGGCCAATATGGTGATATTTTCGTGCTGCTGGAGCGGGATGTACCCCATAGACGGATTGAGCCGATGATGGATATTTTGAAGGGACTGGCCGGCAACAAGGTGCATCTGATTGTACTGGGTCCTGAACTGGAAGTGGAGGTGCCCGCTGATGAAGGGAACGGATAG
- a CDS encoding TerD family protein — translation MTISLSKGQRIDLTKTNPGLTKVVVGLGWDTNKYSGGKDFDLDASAFLLHEDGKAKGADDFVFYNNPTGGAGSLTYTGDNRTGEGDGDDEQIIVDFSKVPAHIQRIGITVTIYDCDARAQNFGQVSNAFVRVVDASSDREVLRYDLGEDFSTETAVVFCEFYRHGADWKFQAIGSGFAGGLSALCRNYGLDAQ, via the coding sequence GTGACGATCAGTCTTTCTAAAGGACAACGGATCGATCTTACCAAGACTAATCCGGGTCTGACGAAGGTAGTGGTGGGACTCGGCTGGGATACGAACAAATACAGTGGCGGCAAGGATTTTGACCTGGATGCTTCAGCGTTCCTGCTGCATGAAGACGGCAAAGCCAAAGGGGCGGACGACTTTGTATTCTACAATAATCCGACTGGCGGTGCAGGCTCCTTAACCTATACGGGGGATAACCGTACAGGAGAAGGCGACGGGGATGACGAGCAGATCATTGTTGATTTCAGCAAAGTTCCTGCACATATTCAGCGTATCGGGATCACGGTAACGATCTATGATTGTGATGCACGGGCACAGAACTTTGGACAGGTGTCCAATGCATTTGTTCGTGTCGTGGACGCTTCCAGCGATCGTGAAGTGCTGCGATATGATTTGGGTGAAGATTTCTCAACGGAGACTGCTGTTGTATTCTGTGAATTCTACCGGCATGGTGCCGATTGGAAATTCCAGGCGATTGGAAGCGGATTTGCCGGCGGCCTAAGTGCTCTATGCAGAAACTATGGACTGGACGCGCAATAA
- a CDS encoding TerD family protein, with amino-acid sequence MAINLSKGQKIDLTKSNPGLSKIKVGLGWDTNKYDGGKDFDLDVSVFLTNAAGKVGKESNFIFFNNKQNENASVVHAGDNRTGEGDGDDEVIEVDLKNIPADVEKVAFTITIYEAESRSQNFGQVSRSYVRIVNEENNEELIRFDLGEDFSVETGVVVGELYRHGAEWKFNAIGAGYKDGLAGLTRDYGLQ; translated from the coding sequence ATGGCAATTAATTTATCCAAAGGGCAAAAGATCGATTTGACTAAAAGCAATCCGGGATTGTCCAAAATCAAAGTCGGCCTCGGTTGGGATACCAACAAATACGATGGCGGCAAGGATTTTGACCTCGACGTTTCCGTCTTTCTGACAAATGCTGCAGGTAAAGTTGGGAAAGAAAGCAACTTCATCTTCTTCAACAATAAGCAGAATGAGAATGCTTCCGTTGTTCATGCCGGCGATAACCGTACCGGTGAAGGTGATGGCGATGATGAAGTGATTGAAGTGGATCTGAAGAACATCCCTGCAGATGTTGAGAAGGTTGCTTTTACCATTACCATTTATGAAGCGGAGTCCAGAAGCCAGAACTTTGGACAAGTATCGCGTTCTTATGTGCGTATCGTCAACGAGGAGAACAATGAGGAGCTGATCCGCTTCGACCTTGGTGAAGATTTCTCCGTTGAAACGGGCGTGGTAGTTGGTGAACTGTACCGTCACGGCGCAGAGTGGAAATTTAATGCTATCGGCGCAGGCTACAAAGACGGTCTTGCCGGTCTGACACGCGATTACGGACTGCAATAA
- a CDS encoding formate/nitrite transporter family protein, giving the protein MENEALLQVEKLALKKQKIYRQSILRYIARAMLASMFIGFGVIVAFKTGNFFYMEQSPMTYPMAAITFGAAIILISYGGGDLFTGDTFYYTYAALRRKMQWTEVVRMWTVSYLGNILGAAAFALLIFLTGLFYDSSVNGFLLNVVAHKMEAPASELFFRAILCNWLVCLAFFVPMSMKSDGAKMFAMVLFVFCFFISGYEHSIANMCTFAIALVLDHPGTISWGGVVHNLVPVTIGNLIGGGVLMGVMYYYVNKPFLDEEHDDKH; this is encoded by the coding sequence ATGGAGAACGAGGCACTGCTGCAGGTTGAGAAATTGGCACTGAAGAAACAGAAGATTTATCGGCAAAGCATATTGCGTTATATCGCCAGAGCAATGCTGGCTAGTATGTTTATCGGATTCGGCGTAATTGTAGCGTTCAAGACGGGCAACTTCTTCTACATGGAGCAGTCACCGATGACCTATCCGATGGCTGCGATTACGTTTGGCGCGGCCATCATCCTGATCTCCTACGGCGGAGGCGATTTGTTCACCGGGGATACATTTTATTACACGTATGCTGCCTTAAGACGCAAGATGCAGTGGACCGAAGTTGTGCGGATGTGGACCGTCAGCTATCTTGGCAATATTCTTGGAGCTGCGGCCTTTGCGCTGCTGATTTTTTTGACCGGACTGTTCTACGATTCCAGCGTCAACGGTTTTCTGCTGAATGTGGTCGCCCATAAGATGGAGGCTCCGGCGTCTGAGCTGTTCTTCAGAGCCATCCTGTGTAACTGGCTGGTCTGTCTGGCGTTTTTTGTTCCGATGTCAATGAAAAGCGACGGGGCCAAAATGTTCGCCATGGTCCTGTTCGTATTCTGCTTCTTTATTTCCGGATATGAACACAGTATAGCCAATATGTGTACCTTTGCGATTGCACTGGTGCTGGATCATCCCGGTACGATATCTTGGGGCGGTGTGGTGCACAATCTGGTGCCTGTCACCATCGGGAATCTGATTGGCGGCGGTGTATTGATGGGTGTAATGTATTACTATGTGAACAAGCCGTTTCTGGACGAGGAGCACGATGATAAGCATTAA
- a CDS encoding toxic anion resistance protein: MSTQLIELKKEDEQKVVAEASQLIEKVAKTDTVALDSLMDDIGKLGVKTQEKAGQTLKLLDRPVNDLMSGKRVEVPNMIMKLRNECENLQQSKNVSFFGKMLRKSPLKNYVYKYQSVRTNIDAIVTGLRDGRDTLEESIVNMRQLKRTSMDEIYNLQTKIAFGNKLKELFEVEIAKPENEFRKAYLERGLRKVMVRIQSMTEMILLYNQAIAATDIINDNNDKLIDSVNNAIDKTSNLITVSAMIAMSLADQENVISAVEATNKTIEDQFKENARLLRTTTEKTTELLSKPSMSLEAVNQAIGDLLSALDTSEQSNRRIIESCQDYTSKMTTINTQLNNRLGLNEASQPQALKQAGSDSELSSFLN, translated from the coding sequence ATGTCCACGCAGTTGATAGAGCTCAAAAAAGAAGATGAGCAGAAGGTAGTTGCAGAAGCTTCCCAATTAATTGAGAAGGTAGCCAAGACCGATACCGTTGCACTGGATTCCTTAATGGATGACATCGGCAAGCTTGGGGTGAAGACGCAGGAAAAAGCGGGACAAACCCTGAAACTGCTGGATCGGCCGGTCAATGATCTGATGTCCGGCAAACGCGTCGAAGTGCCGAATATGATTATGAAGCTGCGCAATGAATGCGAGAATCTGCAGCAGAGCAAAAATGTCAGCTTTTTCGGCAAAATGCTGCGCAAGAGTCCGCTCAAGAATTATGTCTACAAATATCAGTCCGTACGCACCAATATCGATGCCATCGTGACCGGCCTGCGGGACGGACGTGATACGCTTGAAGAGAGCATTGTCAACATGCGGCAGCTGAAACGCACCTCCATGGACGAAATCTACAACCTGCAGACCAAGATTGCCTTTGGCAACAAGCTGAAGGAGCTGTTCGAGGTGGAAATCGCCAAACCGGAGAATGAATTCCGCAAGGCTTATCTGGAGCGGGGGCTGCGCAAGGTCATGGTGCGGATCCAGTCCATGACCGAGATGATCCTGCTCTATAATCAGGCTATTGCTGCTACGGATATCATCAATGACAACAATGATAAGCTGATTGATTCGGTCAACAATGCGATTGACAAGACGTCAAATCTGATCACTGTATCCGCGATGATTGCAATGTCCCTGGCCGATCAGGAAAATGTCATTTCCGCCGTGGAAGCGACGAACAAGACGATTGAGGACCAGTTCAAGGAGAATGCGCGTCTGCTGCGCACCACGACTGAGAAGACGACAGAGCTGCTGTCCAAGCCTTCCATGTCGCTGGAGGCAGTGAATCAGGCCATCGGCGATCTGCTCAGTGCCTTGGATACCTCCGAGCAGTCCAACCGCCGGATTATCGAAAGCTGCCAGGATTATACGTCCAAAATGACGACAATCAACACGCAGTTGAACAACCGTCTCGGGCTGAACGAAGCCTCGCAGCCGCAAGCGCTGAAGCAAGCCGGCAGCGACAGCGAGCTGAGCAGCTTCTTGAACTGA
- a CDS encoding HAD family hydrolase — protein sequence MIYASDLDRTLIYSLGALLVPEDSPGLVPAEIIDGKTVSYISHAALQRLKELTASIIFMPVTTRTIAEYKRINLFQETIIPDYAVTSNGGNILVRGVVDQQWRALIGRLVERNSAAAEEVGKLVRSVVRPEWIINERYCDELFYTFMVYRDLLPLDEINHLAERLLGLGWKVSLQGRKLYVVPEAVNKSDAIVHVRRTVHSEPMVASGDSLLDKCLLESADYAIAPRHGEIFAEQQATLVELNYPFTELSGVHAGEEIMQYVQKIYNNLTTLGVGPQ from the coding sequence TTGATTTACGCCAGCGATTTAGACCGTACCCTGATCTATTCCCTGGGCGCGCTGCTTGTTCCGGAGGATTCACCGGGACTGGTGCCGGCTGAAATTATTGACGGCAAAACGGTCTCCTATATTTCACACGCAGCACTGCAACGCTTGAAGGAACTCACCGCGAGCATCATCTTCATGCCAGTGACTACGCGGACCATTGCGGAGTATAAGCGGATCAACCTGTTCCAGGAGACGATTATTCCGGATTATGCCGTCACCAGCAACGGTGGCAACATTCTGGTTCGCGGAGTGGTAGATCAGCAGTGGCGGGCATTGATCGGCAGGCTGGTGGAACGCAATTCAGCTGCCGCCGAAGAAGTGGGAAAGCTTGTACGATCAGTGGTTCGTCCGGAATGGATTATCAACGAACGTTATTGCGATGAGCTGTTCTATACATTTATGGTGTACCGCGATCTCCTGCCCCTGGATGAGATTAACCATCTGGCAGAACGTCTGCTTGGGCTGGGCTGGAAGGTTTCTTTGCAGGGCCGTAAGCTGTATGTAGTGCCGGAGGCTGTGAACAAAAGCGATGCGATTGTTCATGTGCGCCGCACGGTTCATTCGGAGCCGATGGTTGCTTCGGGGGATTCCCTGCTGGACAAATGTCTGCTGGAAAGCGCGGATTATGCCATTGCCCCGAGGCATGGGGAAATATTTGCCGAGCAGCAGGCCACTCTAGTAGAATTGAACTATCCTTTTACAGAGCTGTCGGGCGTCCATGCCGGGGAAGAAATCATGCAGTATGTTCAGAAGATTTATAACAATCTAACGACATTGGGAGTTGGGCCGCAATGA
- a CDS encoding ATP-grasp domain-containing protein, translating into MKKVNIYFNRWFSVAFHYMNLIRNNEDGIPVQIFATHPDIRHMSLQGADVAGTEPALEGIEYVQFCVDFCRRNEIDIFIPRLHMMDIALHAAMFDAIGTKVLVCRDLDLLEMILDKGKFYSKVKDSGIMEIPDYHVVDTAEQFKAAYEDLVAKGHEVCFKPTETEGGLGFRIINNSRSPIEELFGYVTQHISFDEAYRVLSGVDSFPALMVMELLEGYEYSIDCLADENGRLLAAVPRRKDNGRLRVMEHIPELENIAKRVAETYQIPYNYNIQMKYGGGVPKLLEINPRMSGGLHVSCLTGINFPYLAVKSALGGEVQPAEFAGDILASHIEQPMIMRIHDESAITDSVN; encoded by the coding sequence ATGAAAAAGGTAAATATTTATTTCAACCGCTGGTTCTCCGTGGCTTTTCATTATATGAATCTCATACGGAATAATGAGGACGGCATTCCTGTTCAAATCTTTGCTACCCACCCCGATATCCGGCATATGTCGCTGCAAGGCGCTGACGTTGCAGGAACTGAACCTGCTCTGGAAGGGATCGAATACGTGCAGTTCTGTGTTGATTTCTGCCGCCGCAATGAGATTGATATCTTCATCCCGCGTCTGCATATGATGGATATCGCCCTGCATGCTGCAATGTTCGATGCCATCGGCACGAAAGTGCTGGTCTGCCGTGATTTGGACCTGCTGGAGATGATTCTGGATAAAGGCAAGTTCTATAGCAAAGTTAAGGATAGCGGAATAATGGAAATTCCCGATTATCATGTTGTTGATACAGCGGAACAATTCAAGGCGGCTTACGAGGATCTTGTGGCCAAAGGGCATGAGGTCTGCTTCAAGCCTACCGAAACAGAAGGCGGACTTGGCTTTCGTATCATTAATAACAGCCGCAGCCCTATAGAGGAGCTCTTTGGTTATGTGACGCAGCATATTTCGTTTGATGAGGCTTACCGCGTCCTTTCCGGAGTGGATTCGTTTCCCGCCCTGATGGTTATGGAGCTTCTGGAAGGGTATGAGTACAGTATCGACTGTCTGGCGGACGAGAACGGCAGGCTGCTTGCCGCCGTGCCGCGCCGCAAGGACAACGGGCGGCTACGGGTTATGGAGCATATTCCCGAACTGGAGAATATTGCGAAGCGTGTCGCCGAAACCTATCAGATCCCTTATAATTACAATATACAAATGAAATACGGCGGCGGAGTTCCCAAGCTGTTGGAGATTAACCCCCGGATGTCCGGCGGGCTGCATGTTTCTTGTCTGACTGGTATCAACTTCCCTTATCTGGCGGTTAAAAGCGCGCTGGGCGGCGAGGTTCAGCCTGCCGAGTTCGCCGGTGATATACTGGCCAGCCATATAGAGCAGCCTATGATTATGAGAATACACGATGAATCCGCTATTACGGATTCCGTGAATTGA
- a CDS encoding TerC family protein, translating to MDWFSDFFRSISENYGHFFSWSDIVGTLSDPVSWGIIGSLILLEGLLSADNALVLAVMVKHLPKEQQKKALFYGILGAYLFRFLAIGLGTFLIKFTLVKVLGALYLFYIAYKGLFKRNESGEGEEGKEHKGTSFWKTVLLVELMDIAFSIDSVVAAFGLSDKVWVLFLGGILGVLMMRGVAQVFLKLIAKFPELEQTAFLLIALIAGKMLAGAFGFEMPHFIFFTILIAVFVGTILYSSGKKKKEMNRNA from the coding sequence ATGGATTGGTTCAGTGATTTTTTTAGAAGTATCAGCGAGAATTATGGGCACTTTTTCTCTTGGAGCGACATTGTAGGAACGCTCTCTGACCCGGTCAGCTGGGGGATTATCGGGAGCTTGATTTTGCTCGAAGGGCTGCTATCGGCAGATAATGCGCTTGTGCTTGCGGTAATGGTTAAGCATTTGCCGAAAGAACAGCAGAAGAAGGCGTTGTTTTACGGGATATTGGGAGCTTACCTCTTTAGATTCCTGGCGATCGGACTAGGGACATTCCTGATTAAATTTACGCTCGTCAAAGTCCTTGGGGCATTATATCTCTTTTATATCGCTTATAAAGGATTATTCAAGCGAAATGAATCCGGCGAAGGTGAAGAAGGGAAAGAACATAAAGGCACCTCTTTCTGGAAAACTGTACTGCTGGTTGAATTGATGGATATTGCGTTCAGTATTGACAGTGTGGTAGCTGCCTTCGGGTTGAGCGACAAAGTCTGGGTTCTTTTCTTGGGCGGTATCCTCGGCGTGCTGATGATGCGCGGTGTGGCGCAGGTGTTCCTGAAGCTCATTGCCAAGTTCCCTGAACTGGAGCAGACGGCGTTCCTGTTGATTGCCCTGATTGCAGGCAAAATGCTTGCTGGAGCGTTCGGATTTGAAATGCCGCATTTCATTTTCTTCACCATTCTGATTGCGGTCTTTGTGGGAACCATTCTGTACAGTTCCGGAAAGAAAAAGAAAGAAATGAACAGAAACGCGTAA
- a CDS encoding HpcH/HpaI aldolase/citrate lyase family protein, with product MRYFDYLTQEQETSLFYSPPVSFNHTTSKELLAYAVGAALYMPATRSTVAEDILKLRAAGLVTVIIDLEDAIGDGEVDYAEESVVRHLSFLSAYAENEPDPGNSLPLLFIRVRNPEQLQKLIFRLGSFITMLTGFVFPKFSVDNGVEYFEAIADYNSSRGYLAPVLYGMPILESAPIIYRETRTDSLLAIRNLLGDYRDYVLNVRIGATDFSSLFGLRRSPDISIYDLMPIRDCISDIINVFGRVEEGYVISGPVWEYFAGKRQQGLRPQLRQTAFEDAFGRQGREMQHNYNSSAMDGLIREVILDKENGIVGKTIIHPSHLRPVQAMYTVMHEEYVDALSIVESNDGSRGVFKSEYYNKMNEIKPHLNWARRILLRSQIYGVLHEQQHFTLLLPENEYTHV from the coding sequence TTGAGATACTTCGATTACCTGACGCAAGAGCAAGAAACGTCATTATTCTACTCTCCGCCTGTTTCATTTAACCATACTACAAGCAAGGAACTGCTGGCTTACGCTGTTGGGGCTGCCCTCTATATGCCGGCAACCCGGTCCACTGTGGCTGAGGATATTCTGAAGCTCAGAGCTGCGGGGCTGGTGACGGTCATAATTGATCTGGAGGATGCGATAGGCGATGGAGAGGTTGATTACGCTGAAGAGTCAGTGGTAAGGCATCTTTCCTTTCTGTCGGCTTATGCCGAGAATGAGCCTGATCCCGGAAATAGTCTTCCCCTGCTATTTATCCGCGTCCGCAATCCGGAGCAGCTGCAGAAGCTGATTTTCCGGCTGGGATCGTTTATTACAATGCTCACTGGTTTTGTCTTCCCCAAGTTCTCAGTGGACAATGGTGTGGAGTACTTTGAGGCGATTGCCGATTATAACAGCTCACGCGGCTATCTTGCCCCTGTGCTGTATGGCATGCCGATTCTGGAAAGCGCCCCGATTATTTACCGGGAGACCCGGACGGACAGCTTGCTGGCCATACGTAACTTGCTTGGCGATTACCGTGATTATGTGCTGAATGTCCGAATCGGAGCGACTGATTTCTCCAGTCTGTTTGGATTGCGCCGCAGTCCGGATATCAGCATTTATGATTTGATGCCGATCCGCGACTGTATATCGGACATTATTAATGTCTTCGGCCGGGTGGAAGAGGGCTATGTCATTTCAGGACCGGTCTGGGAGTATTTTGCCGGCAAAAGACAGCAGGGGCTCCGCCCGCAGTTGCGTCAGACTGCCTTTGAGGATGCCTTCGGCAGGCAGGGCCGGGAGATGCAGCACAATTATAATTCCAGCGCCATGGACGGCTTGATCCGTGAAGTGATTCTGGATAAAGAAAACGGGATTGTCGGCAAGACGATTATTCATCCTTCCCATCTAAGACCCGTGCAGGCCATGTATACAGTGATGCATGAGGAATATGTGGATGCACTAAGCATTGTAGAGAGTAACGATGGCAGCCGTGGAGTGTTCAAGAGCGAATACTACAACAAAATGAATGAAATTAAGCCGCATCTGAACTGGGCAAGACGTATTTTACTACGATCTCAAATATACGGGGTGTTACATGAACAACAGCATTTTACCTTACTTCTACCCGAGAACGAATATACACACGTTTAA
- a CDS encoding cysteine protease StiP family protein has translation MKGTDSGETIMSKRIAPPVPLGSYPPSDVRFLLKDLSNVSLELGTAEREKAIQSGVSYSEMLPVEYQPTEPYIALFQETLRHSAVKVAQAVAVVSELIVSRRGTDHTVLVSLARAGTPIGVLIKRYIAERYGVDLPHYSISIIRGKGMDENAILYMLQQHGADANLQFIDGWTGKGAITQVLIESCADFYKKYGIALNDDLAVLADPGSCSQTFGTREDYLIPSACLNSTVSGLISRTVLREDLIGPEEFHGAKFYREWLDSDLSNVFIEAITPHFASVTADAAAIAAGMLKAPPEITWQGMRDVQNIQETFGIDNINLVKPGVGETTRVLLRRVPWKILVDTMDNPNLRHILLLAEERGVPVEVYPGLTYSCCGIIQPLKGGESD, from the coding sequence ATGAAGGGAACGGATAGCGGAGAAACGATCATGAGCAAAAGAATAGCCCCTCCGGTTCCGCTTGGCAGCTATCCTCCATCAGATGTTCGTTTTCTGCTTAAGGATCTCAGCAATGTCTCCCTGGAGCTGGGTACGGCGGAGCGGGAGAAAGCCATCCAGTCCGGGGTGAGCTATTCGGAGATGCTTCCTGTGGAGTACCAGCCGACGGAGCCGTATATTGCATTGTTTCAGGAGACACTCCGGCACTCTGCGGTAAAGGTCGCACAGGCGGTTGCGGTTGTCTCCGAGCTGATCGTATCCCGGCGGGGGACAGACCATACGGTGCTGGTCTCCTTGGCCAGAGCGGGAACGCCGATTGGCGTACTGATTAAACGCTATATTGCCGAACGGTACGGCGTGGATCTGCCGCACTACAGCATCTCGATTATCCGCGGCAAAGGCATGGATGAGAACGCAATTCTCTACATGCTGCAGCAGCATGGTGCGGATGCCAATCTGCAGTTTATTGACGGCTGGACGGGCAAAGGCGCAATCACCCAGGTGCTTATTGAATCCTGTGCCGATTTCTATAAGAAATACGGGATTGCGCTGAATGACGATCTGGCTGTACTTGCGGATCCGGGAAGCTGTTCGCAGACCTTCGGGACCAGGGAAGATTATCTGATCCCAAGTGCCTGCTTGAATTCGACGGTGTCGGGACTCATAAGCCGTACAGTGCTGCGGGAGGATCTGATCGGCCCGGAGGAGTTCCATGGTGCGAAGTTCTATAGGGAATGGCTGGACAGTGACCTCTCCAATGTGTTTATCGAAGCGATTACACCCCATTTCGCTTCCGTAACCGCGGATGCTGCGGCAATCGCTGCAGGCATGCTGAAAGCGCCGCCGGAGATTACCTGGCAGGGAATGCGTGATGTCCAGAATATTCAGGAGACGTTCGGCATTGATAACATCAATCTGGTCAAGCCGGGCGTGGGAGAGACGACGCGTGTGCTGCTGCGCAGAGTACCCTGGAAAATTCTTGTCGATACTATGGATAACCCGAATCTGCGCCACATTCTGCTGTTGGCGGAGGAGCGGGGGGTTCCGGTAGAAGTGTATCCCGGGCTTACCTATTCCTGCTGCGGAATTATCCAGCCGCTGAAAGGAGGGGAAAGCGATTGA